One part of the Pseudoalteromonas piscicida genome encodes these proteins:
- a CDS encoding response regulator, translating into MKILLVDDSAATLEIIRRGLVRFRYRKLLIKKAQSAKEALKIIGSWHPDIVLTDWHMPDISGLALVKAIKQKQLDVTMAMVTTVDDREQIKLALDYGAAFVLSKPFADDDLHNKIMPLVKAAEESSKTREIHTLHKGVPLPQVGQLEKLMNKHIDTELRLYQVHQMEYDPDNLPCVMVAYEDPSSQKVRAIGIFDVYSVCVLAASTGNLTDQAGFEAIHQHQITDNMLTACHSALNSTSYAFLDGITRRSLRVKTLQLVTKPFPKLKRLYKSAANMRIDLCCQRPNMAQGKILLVGFLS; encoded by the coding sequence GTGAAGATATTGCTCGTGGATGACAGTGCAGCAACACTTGAGATTATTCGTCGCGGTTTAGTGCGTTTTAGATATCGCAAGCTGTTGATAAAGAAAGCACAAAGCGCAAAAGAAGCATTAAAGATTATCGGTTCTTGGCATCCAGATATTGTATTGACCGACTGGCATATGCCCGATATTTCAGGACTCGCTCTCGTCAAAGCAATTAAACAAAAACAGCTTGATGTCACTATGGCGATGGTAACGACTGTCGACGATCGTGAGCAAATTAAGCTCGCCCTTGACTATGGAGCGGCGTTTGTACTGTCAAAGCCGTTTGCTGACGACGACCTTCATAACAAAATCATGCCGCTGGTCAAAGCCGCGGAAGAAAGCAGCAAAACAAGAGAAATTCATACGCTACATAAAGGCGTGCCCTTGCCTCAAGTTGGTCAACTTGAAAAACTAATGAACAAACATATTGATACAGAGCTGAGACTCTATCAGGTACATCAAATGGAATATGATCCCGATAACCTTCCTTGTGTTATGGTCGCATACGAAGATCCTAGCAGCCAGAAAGTTCGCGCAATCGGAATATTTGATGTGTATTCGGTCTGTGTGCTTGCCGCATCCACAGGGAATCTAACTGATCAAGCAGGGTTTGAAGCGATTCATCAACATCAGATAACAGACAACATGTTAACCGCCTGCCACTCAGCACTAAACTCTACGTCTTATGCATTTCTAGATGGTATAACCAGAAGGAGCCTTAGAGTAAAAACCCTACAGTTGGTCACTAAGCCTTTTCCTAAGCTAAAACGCTTGTATAAGTCCGCAGCAAACATGCGCATCGATTTATGTTGCCAACGTCCAAATATGGCGCAAGGTAAAATATTGTTGGTTGGATTTTTAAGCTAA
- a CDS encoding chromosome segregation ATPase, whose product MFLGKLPVDVFIYMAVNIGLLILAFWFYILLLILREFRLFAKAAGGAGTSNAEQQYLLQHCRDAINKSMKFVEDNQHTIQELANLQIHLEQQLAEVKRSTQDHISPEEQTRMDDLNSKLLKSHRLIKKLRGDLSKSLERLKQTRRKLYDQYESTEELQKENDTLKQQLEASKSVGGTSEQELEQLVATFEKERQDMSQTINEYKRQIAEQSQALQQLMVQEQEVEDGPKLQAIQKELEQTREALEHLSKEKKFIESRYLEVVKNQTK is encoded by the coding sequence ATGTTTCTAGGCAAACTACCAGTTGATGTATTTATCTATATGGCGGTGAATATCGGGCTACTGATATTAGCTTTTTGGTTTTATATTTTGCTGTTAATCCTTCGAGAATTTAGATTGTTTGCAAAGGCTGCTGGTGGAGCTGGGACATCCAACGCAGAGCAACAGTATCTGCTTCAGCATTGTCGTGATGCAATTAACAAGTCAATGAAGTTTGTCGAAGATAACCAACACACCATTCAAGAATTGGCTAACTTACAAATCCACTTAGAGCAGCAATTAGCTGAGGTTAAACGCTCAACACAGGATCATATCTCGCCAGAAGAGCAAACCCGCATGGATGATTTAAATAGTAAGTTACTTAAATCGCACCGGCTAATAAAAAAACTTCGAGGAGATTTGTCGAAAAGTTTAGAGCGACTTAAGCAAACGAGAAGAAAACTATATGACCAATATGAGTCTACAGAGGAACTACAAAAAGAGAATGACACATTAAAGCAGCAGCTAGAAGCCTCTAAGTCTGTGGGAGGTACGTCCGAGCAAGAGCTAGAGCAACTGGTCGCAACCTTTGAAAAAGAGCGCCAAGATATGTCTCAAACTATCAATGAATACAAAAGACAAATTGCCGAACAAAGTCAGGCTCTGCAACAGCTAATGGTTCAAGAACAAGAGGTTGAAGATGGTCCAAAGTTGCAAGCTATTCAAAAAGAGTTAGAGCAAACCCGAGAAGCACTTGAGCACTTGTCCAAAGAGAAGAAATTTATAGAAAGCCGATATTTGGAAGTCGTCAAGAATCAAACCAAATAG
- a CDS encoding efflux RND transporter periplasmic adaptor subunit, producing MIAVASILILITVFFFAPIVEQWASGQTAVSSDKIHISAVKQGDFVRDISVQGKVVAARRPTIYSPAQGTVTYLVESGDSVIEGQTLAVIDSPELKSEFAQHQAKLNQLDTELQRQIIQAKKQDLAQENYLGKATVVLNAAKREMRRSEDGLKTQVVSDIDYQKAKDDLENALREYRLAIKEVELQKESQKFEIRTKELELEAQKVKVAELERQVDALKVVSPVGGLVGNLVVEQKNSVAKNQPLLSVVDLSKYEIEVQIPESYSDDLALGMLAEVNLNGDVYSGEIVAISPEIENGRVAGKIRFRDDTIQGLRQNQRLTSRIVLEQKENIAYLPHGQYLEAYNGQFAYVVKEGTAVKTPIKIGLRSIGQVEVLSGLNIGDQVITSDARIFKDAPSVKIIQ from the coding sequence TTGATAGCGGTAGCAAGTATTCTCATATTAATTACTGTTTTCTTTTTTGCACCAATTGTTGAGCAATGGGCAAGCGGTCAAACAGCAGTTTCAAGCGATAAAATTCATATTTCAGCTGTTAAACAAGGTGACTTTGTTCGCGATATTTCTGTTCAGGGAAAAGTCGTCGCAGCACGGCGTCCGACAATATATAGCCCTGCTCAAGGGACTGTTACCTATTTGGTCGAATCGGGAGATAGCGTTATTGAAGGCCAAACCCTTGCCGTAATAGATAGCCCGGAATTAAAGAGCGAGTTTGCACAGCATCAAGCTAAGCTAAATCAGTTAGATACTGAACTTCAGCGACAGATCATTCAGGCTAAAAAACAAGACTTAGCGCAGGAAAACTATTTAGGTAAGGCTACCGTTGTATTGAATGCAGCTAAGCGTGAAATGCGTCGCTCTGAAGATGGTTTAAAAACTCAAGTTGTCAGCGATATTGATTATCAAAAAGCCAAAGATGATCTCGAAAATGCGCTGCGGGAATATCGCTTAGCAATTAAAGAAGTTGAATTGCAAAAAGAAAGTCAGAAGTTTGAGATTCGGACCAAAGAGCTTGAACTTGAGGCACAAAAAGTCAAAGTAGCTGAGCTTGAAAGGCAAGTCGATGCGCTTAAAGTTGTCTCACCAGTAGGGGGGCTCGTTGGTAATTTAGTAGTCGAGCAAAAAAATTCTGTGGCTAAAAATCAGCCACTATTAAGCGTAGTCGACCTCTCCAAATACGAAATAGAGGTACAAATACCTGAGAGCTATTCAGATGATTTAGCTTTAGGAATGTTAGCCGAGGTTAACCTCAATGGTGATGTTTATAGTGGTGAAATCGTTGCCATTTCGCCTGAAATTGAAAATGGCCGCGTTGCCGGAAAAATCCGATTTAGAGACGACACAATTCAGGGATTAAGGCAAAACCAAAGGTTAACAAGTCGAATTGTACTCGAACAAAAAGAAAATATTGCCTACCTACCACATGGTCAATATTTGGAAGCATACAATGGCCAGTTTGCTTATGTGGTAAAAGAAGGCACGGCTGTCAAAACGCCAATAAAGATTGGATTGAGAAGTATTGGACAAGTAGAAGTACTATCGGGGCTTAATATCGGCGATCAGGTTATCACCTCTGACGCACGAATCTTTAAAGATGCCCCTAGTGTGAAAATAATTCAATAA
- a CDS encoding ABC transporter ATP-binding protein: protein MLSMRHLSKAYYTDTIKTQALQPFDLSIEQGEFVAVIGPSGSGKTTFLNITGLLEDFCDGSYELDGVNVEKLSDKAKSKLRNEKVGFIFQSFNLIPELNLYDNVDMPLRYRKLSSKERHERIMDALNKVGLASRKAHYPSQLSGGQQQRVAIARAIAGKPSFLLADEPTGNLDSKMADGIMELLKDINAQGTSIVMVTHDAQQAAKAQRIIEIRDGMLSERKNFDKAIA, encoded by the coding sequence ATGCTATCCATGCGCCACCTATCAAAAGCTTACTATACAGACACAATAAAAACTCAAGCTTTGCAGCCATTTGACTTGAGTATAGAGCAAGGAGAATTTGTCGCCGTTATTGGTCCTTCAGGCTCGGGCAAAACAACCTTTTTAAATATCACCGGCTTATTAGAGGACTTCTGCGATGGCAGTTATGAGCTGGATGGTGTCAATGTTGAAAAGTTAAGTGATAAAGCCAAGTCAAAGCTGCGTAATGAAAAAGTCGGCTTTATTTTCCAAAGCTTTAATTTAATTCCTGAGTTAAACCTTTACGATAATGTTGATATGCCCTTACGCTATCGCAAATTATCATCAAAAGAGCGCCACGAGCGGATCATGGATGCGTTGAATAAAGTGGGTCTTGCATCTCGTAAAGCGCATTACCCATCGCAACTGTCTGGAGGTCAGCAGCAACGGGTAGCAATTGCTCGAGCGATAGCTGGTAAACCGTCCTTTCTACTCGCCGATGAGCCAACGGGCAACTTAGATAGTAAAATGGCCGATGGTATTATGGAACTGCTCAAAGATATCAATGCGCAGGGAACAAGCATTGTGATGGTGACTCATGATGCTCAACAGGCGGCAAAAGCTCAGCGTATTATTGAAATCCGTGATGGTATGTTGAGCGAGAGAAAGAACTTCGATAAGGCCATTGCTTAA
- a CDS encoding ABC transporter permease, whose amino-acid sequence MLSYYLKLALISLRKTPFLSLLMIMTIAIGIGAAMTTYTVSYLLQKDPIPTKSDRLFNVRLNSYGPDKPFNISQGKEVPPFILTYQDAVNLQDAKQGVNQTPLGSFKMMTRTTEQSITEAKMTPIRSAYRDMFNMFEVPFKFGGAWDEIADQDGLQVAVISSELNDKLFGGENSVGKSLLLGDLQYRVVGVTDDWYPIPKFFDYRTRAFNKPRDVIVPFQTQINNELWTGSDVSYQCWKEPADDSFSAILASECVWVSYWVELSSASERDNYMDFLVNYSME is encoded by the coding sequence ATGCTTAGTTACTATCTCAAATTAGCGCTTATCTCATTACGGAAAACGCCTTTTTTATCGTTGTTAATGATTATGACAATCGCGATTGGAATTGGCGCAGCAATGACAACTTATACAGTGAGTTATCTGCTACAAAAAGATCCGATCCCTACAAAAAGTGATCGCTTGTTTAATGTTCGATTGAATAGCTATGGCCCAGATAAGCCGTTCAATATTTCCCAAGGGAAAGAAGTTCCACCTTTTATTCTTACTTATCAAGATGCAGTAAATCTACAAGATGCGAAACAGGGCGTTAATCAAACGCCTCTTGGTAGTTTCAAAATGATGACTCGCACCACAGAGCAGTCAATCACTGAAGCGAAAATGACCCCAATTAGAAGTGCATACCGTGATATGTTCAACATGTTTGAGGTGCCGTTCAAGTTTGGTGGTGCATGGGATGAGATTGCCGATCAGGATGGGCTGCAAGTTGCAGTGATCAGTAGCGAGCTGAATGATAAGTTATTTGGTGGAGAAAACTCCGTCGGTAAGTCATTGCTCTTAGGGGACTTGCAGTACCGAGTGGTTGGTGTTACCGACGATTGGTATCCCATCCCCAAGTTTTTTGATTACAGAACTCGTGCATTCAACAAACCTAGAGACGTTATTGTCCCGTTTCAAACGCAAATCAATAACGAGTTGTGGACTGGCTCAGACGTGTCTTATCAATGCTGGAAAGAACCCGCTGATGACTCATTTTCGGCAATTTTAGCATCTGAATGTGTGTGGGTTTCGTATTGGGTGGAATTAAGCTCCGCTTCAGAGCGTGATAATTACATGGACTTTTTGGTTAATTACTCGATGGAATAA
- a CDS encoding ABC transporter permease — MKEQLIERKIIKDDGNVAVWLAFAFLAVCLLNCMAMMVAKFHGKAGEVGLRRAVGAYKQDIVAQFTVETCIIGLLGGILGLLLAQIGLSVTAQLYSHLYAEMLEMTTGIVIMTIALAVASAVTFGLLPTLHAAKVQPSSQLKSL, encoded by the coding sequence GTGAAGGAGCAATTAATTGAAAGAAAAATTATCAAAGATGATGGCAATGTAGCAGTGTGGCTTGCATTTGCATTTCTTGCGGTTTGTCTGCTGAACTGTATGGCAATGATGGTCGCAAAGTTTCATGGTAAAGCAGGTGAGGTTGGGCTTCGTAGAGCGGTTGGGGCTTATAAGCAAGATATTGTCGCTCAGTTTACTGTTGAGACCTGTATTATTGGGCTATTGGGCGGGATACTTGGGCTGCTACTTGCGCAAATTGGCTTGAGTGTCACTGCGCAATTATACAGTCATCTTTATGCTGAGATGCTTGAAATGACCACAGGCATCGTCATCATGACGATTGCATTGGCCGTGGCGAGTGCTGTAACTTTTGGTTTGCTACCGACTTTACATGCGGCAAAAGTACAACCATCTAGTCAGCTAAAAAGCCTGTAG
- a CDS encoding ABC transporter permease: MRDLLPILKTLNKNKASPLLLILQIALTFTILVNAIYMMVLKEQELVQPTGLAENQLFSFRTNFEGSDDEKNAALDTDLADIRALASVESASTITSLPLINWGRSLNVALTPEKEARITHAGYYGSDDTIVDTLGLRVVAGRNLQHNDVVHTYFDGHMESASVLISQDLAHKIRPNDWRSVVGETIYVAFVPQKVVGIVETMKSPWRFWYAYDMTVISSVREHYEESIIVVKAKPGQREVAMEEVQALMLTKPGRQLDAFKSFEQIKTENLQADYAVSQTLKAVIAALACVTMLGIFGQARYTVYKRRKQIGTRRALGATQADILRYFMIENAVVSLFGITLGIIIAITANIYLVNYFGLTSVPGDYLIAGAIVMLLAGQLAVTYPAIIAARVPPAIATRTA; this comes from the coding sequence ATGAGAGATTTGTTGCCAATTTTAAAAACCTTAAACAAAAATAAGGCTTCTCCGCTACTACTGATATTGCAAATTGCGCTGACATTTACAATTTTGGTTAATGCCATTTATATGATGGTGCTTAAAGAACAAGAATTGGTGCAACCTACAGGGTTGGCCGAGAACCAGTTGTTCAGTTTTAGAACTAATTTTGAAGGTAGCGATGACGAAAAAAATGCAGCTCTTGATACCGACCTTGCCGATATCCGTGCACTAGCCAGTGTTGAAAGTGCTAGTACGATAACCAGTTTGCCACTCATTAATTGGGGGCGTTCACTCAATGTCGCGTTGACGCCTGAAAAGGAAGCTCGGATTACTCATGCTGGCTATTATGGTTCTGACGACACCATTGTAGATACGCTTGGACTAAGGGTGGTTGCAGGTAGAAACTTACAACATAACGATGTGGTGCATACGTATTTTGACGGCCATATGGAATCAGCCAGCGTGTTAATTTCGCAGGATTTGGCTCATAAAATCCGTCCTAACGATTGGCGCAGCGTTGTTGGAGAAACCATTTACGTTGCATTTGTGCCGCAGAAAGTGGTGGGAATAGTAGAGACAATGAAGTCACCTTGGCGGTTTTGGTACGCTTACGATATGACTGTAATAAGTTCGGTTAGAGAACATTATGAAGAAAGCATCATAGTAGTAAAAGCAAAACCTGGCCAAAGAGAAGTTGCAATGGAAGAAGTTCAAGCCTTAATGCTTACAAAGCCTGGTCGTCAACTTGATGCCTTTAAATCCTTCGAGCAAATAAAAACGGAAAACTTACAAGCGGATTATGCGGTGAGCCAAACGCTAAAAGCGGTGATCGCAGCTCTGGCGTGTGTAACTATGCTGGGGATCTTTGGTCAGGCAAGATATACAGTCTATAAACGTCGTAAGCAAATTGGTACTCGCCGTGCTCTTGGGGCGACTCAGGCCGACATTCTACGTTACTTTATGATTGAAAATGCGGTGGTGTCTTTATTTGGCATTACACTGGGCATAATCATCGCAATCACTGCGAATATTTATTTGGTTAATTACTTTGGGCTTACCAGTGTACCCGGTGATTATTTGATTGCAGGCGCGATAGTAATGTTGCTCGCAGGTCAGTTGGCGGTTACTTACCCTGCTATAATTGCTGCAAGAGTGCCTCCAGCTATCGCAACTCGAACAGCATAG
- the arfB gene encoding alternative ribosome rescue aminoacyl-tRNA hydrolase ArfB translates to MLKISNNVTLAEWEIDISAIRAQGAGGQNVNKVSSAIHLRFDINRSTLPDFYKARLLALKDSRVTKEGVIVLKAQSFRTQEQNKEDALERLKTLILEATKVEKARRATKPTKSSQKKRLNQKTKRGQTKSLRGSVNW, encoded by the coding sequence ATGCTTAAAATCTCAAATAATGTCACTCTAGCAGAGTGGGAAATCGATATTTCCGCTATTCGTGCCCAAGGTGCGGGTGGACAAAACGTCAATAAAGTCTCCAGTGCCATTCATCTTAGGTTTGATATCAACCGCTCAACACTGCCTGACTTTTACAAAGCGCGCCTGCTTGCACTTAAAGACTCTAGAGTGACCAAAGAGGGTGTCATTGTGCTTAAAGCACAGAGCTTTCGTACTCAAGAGCAAAATAAGGAAGATGCCTTGGAGCGGCTAAAAACACTGATCCTAGAAGCCACTAAAGTTGAAAAAGCACGCAGAGCAACCAAGCCAACAAAAAGCTCGCAAAAGAAACGTCTGAATCAAAAGACCAAACGTGGCCAAACCAAATCACTGAGGGGGTCAGTGAACTGGTAA
- a CDS encoding TonB-dependent receptor, which yields MSKLVTDIGKHNPKRSKLSLAVSSVLLGLSPLWVAAETMGQNDSDVKTSEQNEAVEVIEVRGIRGSINSAQNIKRFADTVKDVITASDIGALPDKSVTEALQRVPGVTIERFASSDDPKHYADEGTGVLVRGLDRVRSEVNGRDAFSANPSGGLSYEDFPAELLGAVEVVKNQTADLISGGISGTVNLITRKPFDSDERLISFNAKANYGDFREEVTPSFSALFSDSWQTSAGKFGFLIAASSSEYQTRGDGVGLGNFHSRGDSFIPTLDQWGGITGVDPSSPVDGPALPGQPAGSVWHVPVAIHMSTATNDRERTGLTSSLQWANADETIVATLEHIRSEASLEWNERQIGQAAQGFKGFMGSSQNWTESTESGHPLTTDDGFVTSGIALGVSPETPFFYRSRWNYNENTVKDTSFKLTLKPIDRLTVDFDYQRIDSDKEVQNYGMSGQTRGNHVHVVSPYFLDMRGSRPTVEFLSDNILTAGWSPNEDWNGPVPNLFLGSGMEQVERNTAESDSVKLDFKYELDGHFTSVSSGFYMSDKDLTVRDTAYEGWSAIGTPWIQDDRNAAAAVNRPELFERVDFSDYYNGQVLQGPVNNFLFPSMELVKNYAESLRQGCRDGWHNATNSAANNGTCSGTYVPYEDKPNRVEGPFAAHNISSTNEKRTEFYIRGDFDFEFQDIPVVGNVGLRYVNYQLESTGALVQPALIKRGEEGTSLNNVMQQAEYKRYYDIAGGESELSTVDGTDYSTLLPSLNLSFGVSEDVVVRFGASKALYYPSLVDARNISILNLDYTRVLQTPGADYDEATNPVVGLDDISLTALSGNPYLEPEEAINTDLTTEWYFASAGYVTVGLFHKKLDNIIRSRAFDLDVSYGGEDYDVSAYGPANTGSGTIRGMEFSYSQFYDMLPGAWSGLGLQLNFTYIDQDGLEDPNEVSKGTLGFDENGNPLSDNRNTFRVFGGLPLQGYSDQNFNVIGMYEYEDISFRLAYTWRSEYLLTLRESEEYVPAYAEASGMMDASLYYTINDHWKVGFEASNLLDTETKTKYQMDQAGTKTQALNFTTDRRFALSVRATF from the coding sequence ATGTCAAAACTAGTCACCGATATTGGTAAACATAACCCTAAACGAAGCAAACTGAGCCTTGCGGTTTCGTCAGTACTTCTTGGGCTTTCTCCACTTTGGGTTGCCGCTGAAACTATGGGTCAAAATGACAGCGATGTCAAAACCTCAGAACAGAATGAAGCAGTTGAAGTCATTGAAGTTCGTGGGATCCGAGGCAGTATCAATAGCGCCCAAAACATTAAGCGCTTCGCTGATACGGTCAAAGACGTGATCACGGCGTCAGATATCGGGGCATTACCAGACAAATCGGTGACTGAAGCGCTACAGCGTGTACCGGGTGTTACGATTGAGCGATTTGCATCGTCCGATGATCCTAAACATTATGCTGATGAAGGTACAGGCGTGTTGGTTCGCGGCCTAGACAGGGTTCGCTCTGAGGTGAATGGCAGAGACGCTTTTAGTGCAAATCCGTCAGGCGGTTTGAGCTATGAAGACTTTCCTGCTGAATTGCTAGGCGCAGTGGAAGTGGTTAAAAACCAAACTGCGGATCTTATTTCAGGCGGTATATCCGGCACGGTAAACCTCATCACCCGCAAACCATTTGACTCTGATGAGCGGCTTATCTCGTTCAATGCAAAGGCCAATTATGGCGACTTTAGAGAAGAAGTGACGCCTTCGTTTTCAGCGCTGTTTTCCGACAGTTGGCAAACCAGTGCAGGTAAGTTCGGATTTTTAATTGCGGCTTCTTCATCAGAATATCAGACTCGAGGAGATGGTGTTGGCCTTGGTAATTTCCACTCTCGAGGCGATTCCTTTATTCCTACCTTGGATCAATGGGGTGGCATAACAGGCGTTGATCCGTCGTCGCCTGTAGATGGCCCCGCTTTACCAGGGCAACCAGCTGGCAGTGTATGGCATGTGCCTGTTGCTATCCATATGAGCACAGCAACTAATGACCGTGAACGTACCGGCTTAACCTCTTCACTGCAGTGGGCAAATGCCGATGAGACTATAGTTGCGACATTAGAGCACATTCGCTCAGAAGCGTCTCTTGAGTGGAACGAGCGCCAAATAGGACAAGCAGCTCAAGGCTTTAAAGGTTTTATGGGGTCTTCACAAAATTGGACTGAAAGTACGGAAAGTGGCCATCCACTCACTACAGATGATGGTTTTGTGACTTCCGGTATTGCACTTGGCGTGAGCCCAGAAACGCCATTCTTTTATCGTAGCCGCTGGAATTACAACGAAAATACCGTGAAGGACACTTCATTTAAACTAACGTTAAAACCAATAGATAGATTGACGGTCGATTTTGATTACCAGCGGATCGACTCCGACAAAGAAGTGCAAAACTACGGTATGTCGGGTCAAACACGGGGAAACCATGTCCACGTTGTCTCGCCTTATTTCCTCGATATGCGTGGCTCAAGGCCGACAGTAGAGTTTCTCAGTGACAATATTCTAACGGCAGGTTGGTCACCCAATGAAGATTGGAATGGACCTGTGCCTAACCTGTTTTTGGGCAGCGGTATGGAGCAGGTTGAGCGCAATACCGCAGAATCAGACAGCGTTAAACTGGATTTTAAGTATGAGCTAGACGGTCATTTCACGAGTGTTAGTTCCGGTTTTTATATGTCAGATAAAGACCTAACCGTACGAGATACGGCTTACGAGGGTTGGTCTGCAATTGGCACCCCATGGATCCAAGATGACCGGAATGCCGCCGCGGCGGTAAATCGTCCAGAATTATTTGAGCGCGTTGATTTTTCAGATTATTACAATGGTCAGGTATTACAGGGGCCAGTCAATAACTTTTTGTTCCCAAGTATGGAATTGGTGAAAAACTACGCCGAGTCTTTGCGCCAAGGTTGTCGTGATGGTTGGCACAATGCTACCAACAGTGCGGCAAACAACGGCACATGCTCTGGCACTTATGTACCTTATGAAGACAAACCCAATCGCGTTGAAGGCCCATTCGCTGCGCACAATATAAGTTCGACTAACGAGAAGCGTACTGAATTTTACATTCGCGGTGATTTTGACTTCGAGTTTCAAGACATTCCTGTGGTGGGCAACGTTGGTCTGCGCTACGTAAACTATCAACTTGAGTCTACGGGCGCTTTGGTGCAACCCGCTCTCATCAAACGTGGTGAAGAGGGGACATCACTCAATAATGTGATGCAGCAGGCAGAATATAAGCGATATTACGACATTGCAGGGGGAGAGTCCGAACTCAGTACCGTTGATGGCACAGATTATAGCACTTTGCTTCCGAGCTTAAATTTGAGTTTTGGTGTATCAGAAGACGTAGTGGTGCGATTTGGTGCATCAAAAGCGTTGTATTACCCAAGCTTAGTTGATGCCAGAAATATCAGTATTCTTAACTTGGATTACACTCGCGTGCTACAAACTCCCGGCGCTGATTACGACGAGGCAACTAACCCCGTTGTTGGGCTAGACGATATCAGTCTAACGGCGCTTTCAGGGAATCCTTATTTAGAGCCTGAAGAAGCAATCAATACCGATTTAACTACCGAATGGTATTTCGCGTCCGCAGGTTATGTGACGGTAGGGCTATTCCACAAAAAGTTAGATAATATAATCCGTAGCCGCGCCTTTGATCTTGATGTGTCTTATGGCGGCGAAGATTATGATGTCTCTGCTTACGGCCCCGCTAACACGGGCTCTGGCACCATTCGTGGAATGGAGTTTTCCTACTCACAATTCTACGACATGTTACCGGGTGCATGGAGCGGTTTAGGTTTGCAACTTAACTTTACCTATATCGATCAAGATGGACTTGAAGATCCAAATGAAGTCTCTAAAGGCACGCTTGGTTTCGATGAAAATGGTAACCCGCTGAGCGATAATCGTAATACCTTCCGAGTATTTGGAGGTTTGCCGCTACAAGGTTACTCTGACCAAAACTTTAATGTCATTGGTATGTATGAGTACGAGGATATTTCTTTTCGCCTTGCATACACTTGGCGCTCTGAGTATTTGCTCACACTTAGGGAATCTGAAGAGTATGTCCCTGCCTATGCAGAGGCTTCAGGTATGATGGATGCAAGCTTGTATTACACCATCAACGACCATTGGAAAGTGGGTTTTGAAGCCAGCAATTTATTGGATACGGAAACCAAAACCAAGTATCAGATGGACCAAGCTGGGACAAAAACGCAGGCACTCAACTTTACCACGGATAGGCGTTTTGCATTGAGCGTCCGTGCGACTTTTTAA